The following proteins come from a genomic window of Nicotiana tomentosiformis chromosome 12, ASM39032v3, whole genome shotgun sequence:
- the LOC138902619 gene encoding uncharacterized protein has product MDRQSERTITILEDMLRAYVIDFGGQCDRFLPLEEFSYNNSYHSSIQTDPYEALYDRQCCYLDGWFAPGKARLLGTDLVRDALEKVKLIQERFHTTQSRQKSYSNRKACDVPFMLGEKVLPRVSPMKGVMRFGKKHKLDFSSVQMDKYLTYDEEPVAILDRQVQKLRSKDIASVKVQLRVQQV; this is encoded by the exons ATGGACAGGCAATCTGAGCGGACCATTacgatcttggaggatatgttgagagcctaCGTCATTGATTTCGGAGGCCAATGTGATCGGTTTCTACCGCTAgaagagttttcctacaataatagctaccactcAAGTATCCAGACGGATCCATATGAAGCCTTATATGATAGGCAATGTTGTTATCTGGATGGTTGGTTTGCACCCGGAAAGGCTAGGCTTTTGGGCACGGATTTGGTTCgcgatgctttggagaaggtaaaattaattcaggagcgattTCATACAAcgcagtccaggcaaaagagttattcTAATAGGAAGGCTTGCGATGTGCCATTCATgttgggtgagaaggttctacctagggtttcacccatgaagggtgtgatgagatttgggaagaagcaCAAGTTAG ATTTTAGCTCGGTGCAAATGGACAAgtatttgacttatgatgaggagccggtggcaattttggataggcaggttcaaaagctgaggtcaaaggatattgcATCGGTGAAGGTTCAGTTAAGAGTTCAGCAGGtctag
- the LOC104100601 gene encoding uncharacterized protein has protein sequence MESGDSRSYWSRKSKDDIEHVVDRERCLFPTVGQSYGLVEVFKLDQKTWLQAHRYVLFNCESDVVSNYKNEHISEITRLHRKRRLIQHQLDRLHFENFHEWYKEQVNELDPTSNISNDVKAPAQGPSYFARRFKAFDMNNGYRFRTKQYEESKQTQSNGVMVVSKTESYASTSDKAPKSANITYYGRLNDIVKLNYYEEFKLYYRSTSRELRRLDSVSRSPIYAYFTETLDGSSTIRGIKCKNIVKNTQSLKM, from the exons ATGGAAAGTGGAGATTCAAGGTCTTATTGGTCTAGAAAAAGTAAAGATGATATTGAACATGTGGTCGATAGAGAGAGATGTCTTTTTCCTACTGTTGGGCAATCATATGGCTTAGTAGAAGTATTTAAGTTGGATCAGAAAACATGGTTGCAAGCACATCGCTATGTGCTTTTCAATTGTGAATCGGATGTGGTCAGCAATTATAAAAA TGAGCATATTAGTGAAATCACGCGATTGCATCGCAAGCGTCGTCTTATACAACATCAACTAGATCGcttacattttgaaaattttcatgaaTGGTACAAGGAGCAA GTTAACGAGTTGGACCCCACATCTAATATCTCAAATGATGTTAAAGCCCCTGCACAAGGTCCAAGTTACTTTGCAAGAAGATTCAAAGCATTCGATATGAATAATGGATATCGATTTCGGACAAAACAATATGAAGAGTCTAAGCAGACACAAAGCAATGGTGTTATGGTTGTCTCAAAGACAGAGAGCTATGCAAGTACTAGTGATAAAGCTCCAAAATCAGCAAATATCACATATTATGGCAGATTGAATGATATTGTGAAGTTGAACTACTATGAAGAATTTAAG CTGTACTACAGGTCAACATCACGTGAGTTGCGTAGATTAGACAGTGTATCTCGGTCACCTATATATGCATATTTTACAGAGACTCTGGATGGATCATCAACAATAAGAGGCATTAAATGCAAG AATATTGTCAAAAATACGCAAAGCCTGAAGATGTAG